The proteins below come from a single Ruegeria sp. SCSIO 43209 genomic window:
- a CDS encoding DUF3576 domain-containing protein produces MRRITIPGLIMVTAALSACGGPPPGDASVLTADGSSTEERELNDPNRSTIWDVFGPNTSEQVTQVNRYLWAASLDVLNFLPIQEVDPFTGVIVTGYGTPPGGGRSYRATVHISDPALEARSLSVALQTSGGSPVSAATSRAVEDAILSRARQLRIADNKF; encoded by the coding sequence ATGCGCCGTATTACGATTCCAGGTTTGATCATGGTAACGGCTGCCTTATCAGCCTGCGGAGGGCCACCGCCTGGCGATGCAAGTGTGTTGACCGCTGATGGCAGCTCGACAGAGGAACGCGAACTGAATGACCCGAATCGTTCGACGATCTGGGACGTATTCGGCCCGAACACCTCAGAGCAGGTCACTCAGGTAAATCGCTATCTGTGGGCCGCATCGCTGGATGTACTGAATTTCTTGCCGATCCAAGAGGTCGATCCGTTTACCGGAGTGATCGTAACGGGTTATGGCACACCGCCCGGCGGCGGGCGTTCCTATCGCGCGACAGTTCACATCAGTGATCCCGCTTTGGAAGCGCGTTCTTTGTCCGTAGCTCTTCAGACCAGTGGCGGTTCTCCGGTCAGCGCTGCAACGTCGCGCGCCGTCGAAGATGCGATCCTGTCTCGCGCGCGTCAGCTACGCATTGCGGACAACAAGTTCTAG
- a CDS encoding FAD-dependent monooxygenase, translated as MEHRSDILIVGGGLNGPALALALAQTGHSVVVVDALAEKVRKNAAFDGRAYALALASQRLLDAIGVWEKVEERAQPMLEIKVTDGHAGAGPSPFFMHFDHAEIEEGPMGYMVEDRHLRRAFLEAMTEQDGITEISGKTVVYQDISANGTTLTLDDGATLSGSLLVGCDGRRSGTAMRAGIKRTGWDYGQTALVCAIEHELPHHGIAHQFFMPPGPLAILPLTGNRSSIVWSERTETSAQINALPEADYLQVLRPRFGDFLGDIRLQGDRFTYPLNLTIANSFISDRLALVGDAAHGMHPIAGQGLNAGLRDVGALAEVLTLAGRRGEDIGSTLVLERYQEWRRFDTASLAMATDVFNKLFSNDNPLLRIGRDIGMGIVGSLPGLRRGFVREAAGLTGDLPKLLQGHPI; from the coding sequence ATGGAACACAGATCCGATATCCTGATCGTTGGTGGTGGCCTGAACGGCCCTGCCCTTGCGCTGGCGCTGGCCCAGACCGGGCATTCAGTCGTGGTTGTTGACGCTCTGGCAGAGAAAGTGCGCAAGAATGCGGCCTTCGACGGGCGCGCCTATGCGCTGGCATTGGCGTCGCAACGTCTGCTCGACGCGATAGGCGTTTGGGAAAAGGTGGAAGAGCGCGCCCAGCCGATGCTGGAGATCAAGGTAACGGATGGCCATGCCGGTGCCGGACCTTCCCCGTTCTTCATGCATTTTGATCATGCCGAGATCGAAGAAGGCCCGATGGGCTATATGGTTGAAGATCGCCACCTGCGGCGGGCTTTTCTGGAGGCCATGACCGAACAAGACGGGATTACCGAAATCAGCGGCAAAACGGTCGTGTATCAGGACATCTCGGCAAACGGGACAACGCTGACGCTAGATGACGGTGCCACCTTGTCCGGCAGCCTACTGGTGGGTTGCGATGGCCGCCGCAGCGGCACCGCTATGCGCGCCGGAATCAAACGAACCGGCTGGGACTATGGCCAGACCGCTCTGGTCTGCGCCATTGAACACGAGCTACCGCATCACGGTATCGCCCATCAGTTCTTCATGCCCCCCGGCCCGTTGGCGATTCTGCCGCTGACAGGGAACCGCAGTTCCATCGTCTGGAGCGAACGCACTGAGACGTCCGCGCAGATCAATGCGCTGCCCGAGGCAGATTACCTACAAGTTCTGCGCCCGCGCTTTGGCGATTTCCTGGGGGATATCCGCCTGCAGGGTGACCGGTTCACATACCCGTTGAACCTGACCATCGCCAATTCCTTCATCTCGGACCGGTTGGCTTTGGTCGGAGACGCCGCCCATGGCATGCACCCCATCGCCGGGCAAGGCCTGAACGCAGGCCTGCGTGATGTCGGTGCATTGGCCGAGGTTCTGACCCTTGCGGGACGACGTGGCGAGGATATCGGATCAACGCTTGTGCTGGAGCGCTATCAAGAGTGGCGCCGGTTCGACACAGCCTCGCTTGCGATGGCGACTGATGTGTTCAACAAGCTGTTTTCGAACGACAATCCCCTGCTCCGCATAGGTCGGGATATTGGAATGGGTATTGTCGGGTCGCTGCCCGGACTGCGCCGAGGCTTTGTGCGCGAAGCGGCAGGTTTGACCGGCGATCTACCTAAGCTGCTGCAGGGACACCCGATCTAG
- a CDS encoding response regulator transcription factor, producing MAQLKKILLVDDDEDLREALSEQLVMTEDFDVFEASDGASAMERAREAIYDLVILDVGLPDTDGRELCRLMRKQGVKSPVLMLTGHDSDADTILGLDAGANDYVSKPFKFPVLLARIRAQLRQHEQSEDAVFVLGPYTFKPAMKMLMTEDDRKIRLTEKETNILKFLYRSTDGVVARDVLLHEVWGYNAGVTTHTLETHIYRLRQKIEPDPSNARLLVTESGGYRLVA from the coding sequence ATGGCTCAGCTCAAGAAAATCCTGCTGGTGGATGACGACGAAGACCTGCGCGAGGCGCTCAGCGAGCAACTTGTCATGACCGAAGACTTTGACGTGTTCGAGGCGTCCGATGGCGCGTCGGCAATGGAACGCGCGCGCGAAGCAATATACGATCTGGTGATTCTGGATGTCGGCCTGCCGGATACCGATGGCCGTGAGCTGTGTCGCCTGATGCGCAAGCAGGGCGTCAAAAGCCCGGTGCTGATGCTGACTGGGCACGACAGCGATGCTGATACGATCCTGGGCCTTGATGCTGGCGCTAATGATTATGTCAGCAAGCCTTTTAAATTTCCGGTTCTTCTGGCCCGGATTCGGGCCCAACTGCGCCAGCATGAACAATCCGAGGATGCGGTCTTTGTTCTGGGGCCCTACACCTTCAAACCGGCCATGAAGATGCTGATGACCGAAGATGATCGCAAGATCCGCCTGACCGAGAAAGAGACTAACATTCTCAAGTTCCTCTATCGATCAACTGACGGCGTCGTTGCACGTGATGTTTTGCTGCACGAAGTCTGGGGTTACAACGCGGGCGTTACAACACACACCCTTGAAACCCATATCTATCGTCTGCGTCAGAAGATTGAACCCGACCCGTCGAATGCACGCCTTTTGGTCACAGAATCGGGCGGATATCGCCTTGTTGCTTGA
- a CDS encoding exodeoxyribonuclease III has protein sequence MPFTLATWNINSVRLREPIVLKLLQEEAPDVLCLQECKSPVDKIPTEGFAELGYTHMIARGQKGYNGVAILSRLPLEEVGDKDFAGLGHARHIAGRLENGVTIHNFYVPAGGDVPDREVNEKFGQKLDYLADMRDWFRAEKPKKSILVGDLNIAPREDDVWSHKQLLKVVSHTPIEVETLAETQDAGGWVDITRQDIPEGQLYSWWSYRARDWDAADKGRRLDHVWATPDISNAGHSSRILRDARGWEKPSDHAPVFATFDV, from the coding sequence ATGCCCTTCACCCTTGCCACATGGAACATCAATTCGGTCCGCCTGCGCGAGCCTATCGTTCTGAAATTGCTGCAGGAAGAGGCACCGGATGTGCTGTGTCTACAGGAATGCAAATCGCCGGTCGACAAAATCCCGACCGAAGGGTTCGCCGAGCTGGGCTATACGCATATGATTGCGCGGGGCCAGAAGGGGTATAACGGCGTCGCCATACTGTCGCGCCTTCCGCTTGAGGAAGTAGGGGATAAGGATTTCGCGGGTCTGGGTCATGCGCGACACATTGCGGGGCGGTTGGAGAATGGCGTAACCATTCATAATTTCTATGTCCCCGCTGGGGGCGACGTGCCGGATCGCGAAGTGAACGAGAAGTTTGGCCAAAAGCTGGATTACCTCGCTGACATGCGAGATTGGTTCCGTGCGGAAAAGCCGAAAAAGTCCATTCTGGTGGGCGATCTGAATATTGCGCCCCGCGAAGATGATGTCTGGTCGCACAAGCAGTTGCTGAAGGTGGTTTCACATACGCCGATCGAGGTTGAAACGCTGGCCGAGACTCAGGATGCAGGTGGCTGGGTCGATATCACCCGGCAGGATATTCCCGAGGGCCAGCTATACAGCTGGTGGTCTTATCGGGCACGAGATTGGGATGCCGCCGACAAGGGACGCAGGCTGGATCATGTGTGGGCTACGCCCGATATCTCGAACGCGGGTCATTCCAGCCGCATTCTGCGCGACGCGCGCGGATGGGAAAAACCCAGTGATCATGCCCCGGTATTTGCCACGTTTGACGTCTGA
- a CDS encoding porin — MKKVLFATTALIATASVAAAEVKFSGYGRFGLGYLEDRTGTVDAIGGGEATGVETDETILVSRFRLNIDGIVETDGGVRFEGRVRLQADEDAGNGEANSAGLNGARFSVIFGGLRVDAGNVAGSFDNLANYYGNEPGLESFIGQYSGVDYDFLAYSSTGSGANAVFFQYAVGDFAFGASYDQRTFADEAVAGADTDDADRWDISATYTFGNVTAALAYGQTSGLGDADKQSLTVLTLGAEFGDFSGTLFVADDDVANDDRNGTAYGLSAAYNLGAATTLTFAYGDGSADDDLQQYGIGAIYDLGGGASLRGGIGNQKRGDGDSQLRADFGAQFNF, encoded by the coding sequence ATGAAAAAAGTTCTCTTCGCAACGACCGCACTGATTGCAACCGCAAGTGTTGCAGCGGCCGAAGTAAAGTTCAGCGGTTACGGCCGCTTTGGTCTGGGATACCTGGAAGACCGTACAGGTACCGTTGACGCAATTGGTGGTGGTGAAGCGACCGGCGTAGAAACCGACGAAACCATCCTGGTCTCGCGCTTCCGTCTGAACATCGACGGAATCGTTGAAACTGACGGTGGCGTTCGCTTTGAAGGCCGTGTTCGTCTGCAGGCAGACGAAGATGCCGGCAACGGCGAAGCAAACTCCGCTGGCCTGAACGGCGCACGCTTCTCGGTCATCTTCGGTGGTCTGCGTGTTGACGCCGGTAACGTAGCCGGTTCGTTCGACAACTTGGCAAACTACTACGGTAACGAGCCTGGCCTGGAAAGCTTCATTGGTCAGTACTCGGGCGTCGACTATGACTTCCTGGCGTACTCGTCGACCGGTTCGGGCGCAAACGCTGTGTTCTTCCAGTACGCAGTTGGCGACTTCGCCTTCGGCGCGTCGTATGACCAGCGCACATTTGCTGACGAAGCTGTTGCGGGTGCGGACACTGATGATGCAGACCGCTGGGACATCAGCGCGACCTACACCTTCGGTAACGTGACTGCCGCTCTGGCCTACGGTCAGACCAGCGGTCTGGGCGACGCCGACAAGCAGAGCCTGACCGTTCTGACCCTGGGTGCAGAATTCGGTGACTTCTCCGGTACTCTGTTCGTCGCAGACGATGACGTTGCAAACGATGACCGCAACGGCACCGCATACGGTCTGTCGGCAGCCTACAACCTGGGCGCGGCAACCACTCTGACCTTCGCTTACGGTGACGGTTCGGCAGACGACGATCTGCAGCAGTACGGCATCGGTGCCATCTACGACCTGGGTGGCGGTGCATCGCTGCGCGGTGGTATCGGCAACCAGAAGCGTGGCGACGGCGACAGCCAGCTGCGTGCCGACTTTGGTGCTCAGTTCAACTTCTAA
- a CDS encoding amidase has translation MQDWLTMTACDLGRGIGMGQIDPVELTETYLSAIDAHPHRDRIYARVTHDRARAEALAAQERAKLGLRRSLLDGVPISWKDLFDTAGVGTEAGSALLEGRVPESDAQVVRNATAMGTVCLGKTHMSELAFSGLGLNPVTATPPCVNDEDAVPGGSSSGAGASVAWGLAAGGVGSDTGGSVRIPSAWNDLVGLKTTAGRVSLEGVVPLCLKFDTVGPLARSVEDAAHMLAVLEGTAPADLRGASLIGRRFADLQNVAKDDLREAPAKAYDEALVRLKEAGAEIVPLDVPELNEAMSLSGVLYTTEAYGLWRDVIEANPEAMYPEILERFRMGKAYSGPDYVAAWSKLTACRQAWDAATAGFDAVLAPTAPILPPNLDRLMNDHDYYVTENLLALRNTRIGNLMGLAALTLPTGTPGCGLMMLGYPGSEEALLRLGSAAESALT, from the coding sequence ATGCAAGACTGGCTGACCATGACGGCATGTGATTTGGGCCGTGGTATCGGAATGGGGCAGATCGATCCGGTTGAACTGACAGAAACTTATCTGAGCGCGATTGACGCCCATCCACATCGCGATCGGATCTATGCCCGGGTGACCCACGATCGCGCCCGCGCCGAGGCCCTTGCGGCGCAAGAGCGGGCCAAGCTTGGCCTGCGGCGGTCTTTGTTGGATGGCGTCCCGATCAGCTGGAAAGACCTGTTTGACACGGCAGGCGTAGGGACCGAGGCCGGTTCGGCCCTGTTGGAAGGCCGCGTGCCCGAATCCGATGCGCAGGTGGTGCGGAACGCGACCGCGATGGGTACGGTCTGTCTGGGTAAAACGCATATGAGCGAATTGGCGTTCTCGGGTTTGGGTCTAAACCCTGTGACGGCTACGCCTCCATGCGTGAATGACGAAGACGCAGTGCCGGGCGGCTCATCTTCAGGTGCAGGAGCTTCGGTGGCTTGGGGGCTTGCTGCAGGCGGCGTTGGCTCGGACACGGGTGGATCGGTGCGGATTCCCTCGGCCTGGAACGATCTGGTGGGGCTGAAAACCACGGCGGGGCGCGTTAGCCTTGAGGGCGTCGTGCCGCTGTGTCTGAAATTCGATACCGTTGGGCCTCTGGCGCGATCAGTTGAGGACGCCGCACATATGCTTGCTGTGCTTGAGGGCACCGCCCCGGCTGATCTGCGCGGGGCGTCATTGATCGGTCGCCGCTTTGCTGATTTACAGAACGTCGCCAAGGACGATCTGCGCGAAGCACCCGCTAAGGCCTATGATGAGGCGCTGGTGCGCCTGAAAGAGGCCGGGGCCGAGATCGTTCCGCTTGACGTGCCTGAGCTGAACGAAGCGATGAGCCTGTCGGGTGTGCTCTATACAACCGAAGCCTACGGCTTGTGGCGAGATGTGATAGAAGCGAACCCCGAAGCGATGTATCCCGAAATCCTTGAACGGTTCCGAATGGGCAAGGCCTATTCCGGCCCCGATTACGTGGCCGCTTGGTCGAAACTAACCGCTTGTCGACAGGCTTGGGATGCGGCCACTGCGGGCTTTGACGCCGTGCTTGCGCCGACGGCCCCGATCCTACCGCCCAATCTCGACCGGTTGATGAATGATCATGACTACTATGTTACCGAAAATCTCTTGGCTCTCCGCAACACCCGGATCGGCAATCTGATGGGGCTTGCGGCACTGACTTTGCCCACGGGAACACCCGGTTGCGGGCTGATGATGTTGGGCTATCCGGGGTCGGAAGAGGCCTTGTTACGGCTCGGGTCAGCAGCCGAAAGCGCTTTGACCTGA
- a CDS encoding YggS family pyridoxal phosphate-dependent enzyme, producing the protein MSLQEITDRIAKAESAAGRAEGSVQLIAVSKVQPNDRVEAVLKQGHRCFGENRVQEAAGKWPAFRESFPDIDLHLIGPLQTNKARQAIELCNAIHSVDRPKLAKTLARLAQEMGKCPDLFIQINTGEEDQKAGTLPQDADAFIAECRSLDLPVRGLMCIPPVEEEPALHFALLAKIAERNGLKGLSMGMSSDFESAIALGATHVRVGSAIFGARVKPQG; encoded by the coding sequence ATGTCGCTGCAAGAAATCACCGATCGAATAGCCAAAGCTGAATCTGCGGCAGGACGCGCCGAAGGCTCGGTGCAATTAATCGCGGTTTCCAAGGTGCAACCTAACGACCGGGTCGAAGCCGTATTGAAGCAGGGCCACCGGTGTTTCGGAGAAAACCGTGTGCAGGAAGCCGCTGGCAAATGGCCTGCATTTCGCGAGAGTTTTCCGGACATCGATCTGCATCTGATCGGTCCATTGCAAACAAACAAGGCACGGCAGGCGATTGAGCTTTGCAATGCCATCCATTCAGTTGATCGACCAAAGCTCGCCAAAACATTGGCGCGATTGGCGCAAGAGATGGGTAAGTGCCCTGATCTTTTTATACAGATCAACACAGGCGAAGAGGATCAGAAAGCCGGTACTCTTCCACAAGATGCTGATGCGTTCATTGCTGAGTGCCGCAGCCTGGACCTGCCCGTCCGAGGTTTGATGTGCATTCCACCGGTTGAAGAAGAACCCGCGTTGCACTTCGCGTTATTGGCAAAAATCGCAGAGCGGAATGGGCTGAAGGGTTTGTCGATGGGAATGAGCAGTGATTTTGAATCGGCAATCGCCTTGGGTGCCACACACGTCCGTGTTGGGTCTGCCATTTTCGGGGCGCGGGTTAAGCCTCAGGGATGA
- a CDS encoding Trm112 family protein, whose product MSDTEHAFDRHMLEALICPQTHTTLHYDAERQELVSKAAALAFPIRNGIPVMLVDEARELD is encoded by the coding sequence ATGAGCGATACCGAACACGCCTTTGACCGCCATATGCTTGAGGCGTTGATTTGTCCGCAGACCCACACGACGCTGCACTATGATGCCGAACGGCAAGAGCTGGTGTCAAAAGCCGCCGCTCTGGCCTTTCCAATCCGCAACGGTATTCCAGTGATGCTAGTGGATGAGGCCCGAGAGCTGGACTAG
- a CDS encoding L,D-transpeptidase, producing the protein MTPSDLVLTPRGIRFLGHLFPCAIGKGGLSPTKQEGDGTTPTGVHHIVGMLYRADRMPRPAHWARPIGPRDLWSDDVEDDAYNHLVRAPHDFSHEKLRRPDPLYDLILITDWNYPNSEPSRGSAIFLHQWRRPRFPTEGCIAFRRDHLRWIAQKITPGTRLIIPEA; encoded by the coding sequence GTGACACCAAGCGATCTGGTTCTTACACCACGTGGCATTCGGTTTCTCGGGCACCTGTTCCCCTGCGCTATAGGCAAAGGGGGCTTGAGCCCAACCAAGCAGGAAGGTGACGGAACAACACCAACAGGTGTGCATCACATTGTGGGTATGCTCTATCGCGCAGACCGAATGCCACGGCCGGCGCATTGGGCACGACCGATCGGACCGCGCGATTTATGGTCAGACGACGTAGAGGACGATGCGTATAACCATTTGGTGCGGGCGCCTCATGATTTCAGTCACGAAAAACTGCGTCGCCCAGATCCGCTTTATGACCTGATCTTGATAACCGATTGGAACTATCCCAATTCAGAACCCAGCCGGGGATCGGCCATCTTCCTGCATCAATGGCGACGCCCACGGTTTCCGACCGAAGGCTGCATCGCATTCAGGCGCGACCACCTACGTTGGATTGCCCAAAAAATCACGCCGGGCACACGGCTTATCATCCCTGAGGCTTAA
- the ribA gene encoding GTP cyclohydrolase II, producing MSLTPDITELLARARADLRMGVPVVLTDELGFGVLAFATETLSPQRLADLRGLGGDPVVAITVRRAETLKARAYDGDLARVMIPADAGLSWVQAVADPSDDLNAPMKGPLMTERQGSANLHRIAIALAKSAHLLPAAVVAPIQDGREFAADHGLTCIDHARAAPHLTDRSALHPVVAARLPMEVSEAGRLHVFRPEDGGEEHYAVEIGRPDRDKPVLARLHSACFTGDLMGSLKCDCGPQLRGALAQMGDEGAGVLLYLNQEGRGIGLANKMRAYFLQDQGFDTVEANHRLGFEDDERDFRLGSDILKSLGFNSVRLLTNNPAKIAMMERTGIAVTERVPLKVGETDFNRAYLATKAAKSGHLL from the coding sequence ATGAGTCTCACTCCCGACATCACCGAATTGCTGGCACGGGCGCGGGCTGACCTGCGTATGGGTGTTCCCGTTGTTCTGACCGACGAACTGGGATTTGGAGTACTCGCATTCGCCACCGAGACCCTGAGCCCGCAAAGGTTGGCCGATTTGCGCGGCTTGGGCGGGGATCCCGTTGTCGCCATCACGGTTCGGCGCGCTGAAACACTTAAAGCGCGTGCATATGACGGCGATCTTGCTCGCGTCATGATCCCGGCGGATGCTGGGCTGAGCTGGGTGCAGGCGGTGGCCGACCCGTCCGATGATCTGAACGCCCCGATGAAGGGCCCGCTGATGACCGAACGGCAAGGCAGCGCAAATCTGCACCGGATCGCTATTGCGTTGGCCAAGTCGGCGCACTTGCTTCCGGCCGCCGTCGTCGCCCCTATTCAAGACGGGCGCGAATTTGCGGCAGATCATGGTCTGACCTGCATTGACCATGCCCGGGCCGCGCCACATCTGACAGATCGCAGTGCTCTGCACCCTGTCGTCGCCGCACGCCTGCCGATGGAAGTGTCGGAGGCCGGGCGCCTGCATGTATTCCGCCCCGAAGATGGTGGAGAGGAACACTATGCGGTTGAAATCGGTCGCCCTGACCGCGACAAGCCCGTCCTCGCGCGGCTGCATTCGGCCTGTTTCACGGGCGATCTCATGGGCAGCCTGAAATGTGACTGTGGCCCGCAACTGCGCGGGGCCTTGGCCCAGATGGGGGACGAGGGTGCGGGCGTCCTGCTCTATCTGAATCAGGAAGGGCGTGGGATCGGGCTTGCCAACAAGATGCGCGCCTATTTTCTTCAGGATCAGGGATTTGACACAGTCGAGGCCAATCACCGGCTTGGATTCGAAGACGATGAACGGGATTTCAGGCTCGGCTCGGATATCCTGAAATCGCTAGGCTTCAATTCGGTCCGTCTACTGACCAACAACCCTGCAAAAATCGCGATGATGGAACGCACAGGTATCGCCGTCACCGAACGTGTTCCGTTGAAAGTAGGTGAAACAGATTTCAACCGCGCGTATCTGGCGACCAAAGCGGCAAAGTCAGGCCACCTGCTGTGA
- a CDS encoding LON peptidase substrate-binding domain-containing protein: protein MMHPADLPETVSVFPLPGALLLPRSRLPLHIFEPRYLQMLDDALKTQERLIGMVQPNTCQGDETKLHQIGCAGRVTQFSETEDGRYLITLTGISRFRVKSELDSFTPYRRVSVSWDGFDRDLGKAEVDDGFDRNRFLRLLERFFSSRQLSTDWDTMKDADDELLVNSLSMMLEFDPEEKQALLEAPCLRTRRETLVTLIEFAMRGGSNEEKLQ from the coding sequence ATGATGCATCCTGCCGATTTGCCGGAAACGGTATCCGTTTTCCCCTTGCCCGGAGCGCTGCTGCTGCCACGGTCTCGCCTGCCGCTGCATATTTTTGAGCCGCGCTACCTGCAGATGCTGGACGACGCGCTGAAAACGCAAGAACGCCTGATCGGGATGGTTCAACCGAATACCTGTCAGGGGGACGAAACTAAGTTGCACCAGATTGGATGCGCTGGACGGGTCACCCAGTTTTCCGAGACCGAAGACGGCAGGTATCTGATTACGCTGACGGGAATCTCTCGGTTCAGGGTCAAATCAGAGTTGGACAGTTTCACCCCGTATCGCCGGGTTTCGGTGTCTTGGGACGGGTTTGACCGTGATCTGGGCAAGGCCGAGGTAGATGACGGTTTTGATCGGAACAGGTTCCTGCGGCTGTTGGAACGGTTTTTTTCGTCCCGTCAGTTGTCCACCGATTGGGACACGATGAAAGATGCCGATGACGAGCTTTTGGTCAATTCCCTGTCAATGATGCTAGAGTTTGACCCCGAGGAAAAGCAAGCCCTGCTTGAGGCCCCCTGCCTGCGCACCCGGCGCGAGACATTGGTGACATTGATTGAATTCGCCATGCGCGGCGGATCGAATGAGGAAAAACTGCAATGA
- a CDS encoding co-chaperone YbbN, whose product MDLLNGAGSPQATDLIKDGTEATFMADVVEASQETPIIVDFWAPWCGPCKTLGPALEEAVTAAKGAVKMVKINVDEAQMIAGQLRIQSIPMVYAFHKGQPIDGFQGALPGSEIKAFIDRVIEAAGGESPGGQLDDAVQAAEEMLTEGAAVDAAQTFAAILGEDPNHAAAYGGLVRAHIASGDLDQAEAILNGAPAEISTSPEVEAAHAQLELAKQAADAGPVGELTATVEAEPDNHQARFDLAQALHANGDVEEAVAQLLELFRRDREWNDGAAKAQLFTIFDALKPNDPIVLNGRRKLSSMIFA is encoded by the coding sequence ATGGACCTTCTGAACGGCGCAGGCAGCCCCCAAGCCACTGATCTGATTAAAGACGGGACCGAGGCCACCTTCATGGCCGATGTGGTCGAAGCCTCACAAGAGACGCCGATCATCGTTGACTTCTGGGCGCCTTGGTGCGGCCCCTGCAAAACGCTGGGCCCGGCGTTGGAAGAGGCCGTGACCGCTGCCAAGGGTGCGGTCAAGATGGTCAAGATCAACGTGGACGAAGCGCAGATGATTGCAGGACAACTGCGCATCCAGTCGATTCCGATGGTCTATGCATTTCACAAAGGCCAACCGATCGACGGGTTTCAGGGCGCTTTGCCAGGGTCCGAGATCAAGGCCTTTATCGATCGTGTGATCGAAGCCGCGGGCGGTGAAAGCCCGGGTGGTCAACTGGATGATGCTGTGCAGGCTGCCGAAGAAATGTTGACCGAGGGGGCCGCTGTAGACGCGGCACAGACTTTTGCCGCCATACTGGGTGAAGACCCCAATCACGCCGCCGCTTATGGCGGGTTGGTGCGCGCGCATATTGCATCGGGGGATCTGGATCAGGCTGAGGCGATCCTCAATGGTGCGCCTGCCGAGATTTCCACTTCACCCGAGGTTGAAGCGGCCCATGCGCAACTGGAATTGGCCAAGCAGGCTGCAGATGCTGGTCCGGTAGGTGAGTTGACTGCAACAGTTGAGGCCGAGCCAGACAACCATCAAGCCCGTTTCGATCTGGCGCAGGCCCTGCATGCCAATGGCGATGTCGAAGAGGCAGTGGCTCAACTGTTGGAATTGTTCCGCCGCGATCGCGAGTGGAATGATGGGGCAGCAAAGGCGCAGCTCTTCACAATTTTCGATGCGCTCAAGCCCAATGACCCGATTGTTCTGAACGGGCGGCGCAAGCTCAGCTCGATGATATTTGCCTAA